The following are encoded together in the Streptomyces sp. NBC_01465 genome:
- a CDS encoding MFS transporter: MSAPPPQSARRTVRITITLLFAAWLVDYADRLVVNLALPSLGDEFDLSRGEQGLIVSVFFLAYALCQIPGGMLADRYGAQRVTCWALLSWSVFTALTGFAWSFAVLLVIRFAFGAAEGIFPPAALKALVERTTPEERMGANGLIMSSNALAGVLTPLLVAPLIAAFGWRSAFFSTAALGVFVVVAVRMRLPAPLPRTEPDAPAVPRRASGVLRLGVVWRFAAMMFGYSAIVWGLTTWMPSYLRDEFGVSLTAAGMIGAVPGLAGAGATIVGGRLSDRLGGHHRKVIVPGMTVGGVALLLMAFSDSLTGFVVFATLASVSIALCYMPIFAVPLGGLAAEDVGVGSAVIVFGGQVAGMAVPPVVGLLADTFSFQVAFAFLVLGAVIATAMALLTPQDAASFRTAAGASGLPTPVKERS, translated from the coding sequence GTGTCTGCTCCGCCCCCGCAGTCCGCCCGGCGAACCGTCCGGATCACGATCACCCTGCTGTTCGCCGCCTGGCTGGTCGACTACGCCGACCGGCTCGTCGTCAACCTGGCTCTGCCCTCCCTGGGCGACGAGTTCGATCTGAGCCGCGGGGAGCAGGGGCTGATCGTCTCCGTCTTCTTCCTCGCGTACGCCCTGTGCCAGATTCCCGGCGGGATGCTCGCCGACCGCTACGGCGCTCAGCGGGTGACCTGCTGGGCCCTGCTGTCCTGGTCCGTGTTCACGGCGCTCACCGGCTTCGCCTGGTCGTTCGCCGTACTGCTCGTCATACGGTTCGCGTTCGGCGCCGCCGAAGGCATCTTCCCGCCGGCCGCGCTGAAGGCGCTCGTCGAGCGCACCACGCCGGAGGAACGGATGGGCGCCAACGGGCTGATCATGAGCTCCAACGCACTCGCCGGCGTCCTCACCCCGCTCCTCGTCGCCCCTCTGATCGCCGCCTTCGGCTGGCGCTCGGCGTTCTTCTCGACGGCGGCGCTGGGCGTCTTCGTGGTGGTTGCGGTACGGATGCGGCTCCCCGCCCCGCTGCCCCGGACGGAGCCGGACGCACCCGCCGTGCCCCGCCGTGCGAGCGGTGTCCTGCGGCTGGGCGTGGTCTGGCGCTTCGCCGCGATGATGTTCGGCTACAGCGCGATCGTCTGGGGTCTGACCACCTGGATGCCGTCCTATCTCAGGGACGAGTTCGGCGTTTCCCTCACCGCGGCCGGAATGATCGGGGCGGTCCCCGGCCTCGCCGGGGCCGGAGCGACGATCGTCGGCGGCCGGCTCTCGGACCGGCTCGGCGGCCATCACCGCAAGGTGATCGTGCCCGGTATGACGGTGGGCGGCGTCGCGCTGCTCCTCATGGCCTTCTCGGACTCGCTCACCGGCTTCGTCGTCTTCGCCACGCTCGCCTCGGTGTCCATAGCCCTCTGCTACATGCCGATCTTCGCCGTCCCGCTGGGCGGTCTCGCGGCCGAGGACGTGGGAGTGGGCAGCGCGGTGATCGTCTTCGGCGGCCAGGTGGCCGGGATGGCCGTCCCGCCCGTCGTGGGCCTGCTCGCCGACACCTTCTCCTTCCAGGTGGCCTTCGCCTTCCTGGTTCTCGGCGCCGTCATCGCCACCGCGATGGCCCTCCTGACCCCGCAGGACGCCGCCTCCTTCCGGACCGCCGCCGGCGCGTCCGGCCTGCCCACTCCCGTAAAGGAGCGCTCATGA
- a CDS encoding Lrp/AsnC family transcriptional regulator yields the protein MSEILGELQENVTAEAAAPDSGTTGPEHRFSESDLALIDALQAAPRAPWSRIGRALGVDATTAARRWERLRANGLAWITAYAAPKNVTVAYVEVRCRPRAFDSVGAALAAMPWVFSVDETAGDYDLLASVAAPDLPGLGRAVHGLIGGLDGVRSTRTRLGITLYSEGGDWRMRAMEPAGRAELSPPRTSRRTAYSAHMHHRPPSGDEALLAALGSDGRLGYTELGAATGMSEHTARRRLQRMIRDGDINLRCDLAHPLAGLSTVVLYRTAVPHTHLEETGNALARMEEVRLAVSVSGSDNLLVMVWLHGLHAIDPFEALLAERFPNLKVDDRTVVLHSRKRMGRLLDTDGRATGLVPFALPQV from the coding sequence GTGAGCGAAATCCTTGGAGAACTGCAGGAAAACGTCACTGCTGAAGCTGCGGCACCCGATTCCGGCACCACCGGTCCTGAGCACCGCTTCTCCGAATCGGACCTGGCCCTCATCGACGCGCTCCAGGCCGCCCCTCGGGCGCCGTGGTCCCGGATCGGGCGGGCGCTCGGCGTGGACGCGACCACGGCGGCCCGCCGCTGGGAACGGCTGCGCGCCAACGGCCTGGCCTGGATCACCGCGTACGCGGCCCCGAAGAACGTCACCGTCGCCTATGTGGAGGTGCGGTGCCGGCCCCGGGCCTTCGACTCCGTCGGCGCCGCCCTGGCCGCGATGCCCTGGGTTTTCAGCGTCGACGAGACGGCGGGCGACTACGACCTCCTGGCATCGGTCGCCGCCCCCGATCTGCCCGGCCTCGGCCGCGCGGTCCATGGCCTGATCGGCGGTCTGGACGGGGTGCGTTCCACCCGTACGCGGCTCGGCATCACGCTCTACAGCGAAGGCGGCGACTGGCGGATGAGGGCCATGGAGCCCGCCGGGCGTGCCGAACTCTCCCCTCCCCGGACGTCACGGCGGACCGCGTACAGCGCCCATATGCACCACCGGCCGCCGTCCGGGGACGAGGCCCTGCTGGCGGCGCTCGGCAGTGACGGACGGCTCGGCTACACCGAGCTCGGTGCCGCGACCGGAATGAGCGAACACACCGCCCGGCGCCGGCTGCAGCGGATGATCAGGGACGGTGACATCAACCTCCGCTGCGATCTGGCCCACCCTCTCGCGGGGCTCTCGACGGTGGTGCTCTACCGCACCGCGGTCCCGCACACCCACCTGGAGGAGACGGGCAACGCGCTGGCCCGGATGGAGGAGGTCCGGCTGGCCGTGTCGGTCAGCGGCTCCGACAACCTGCTGGTGATGGTCTGGCTCCACGGACTGCACGCCATCGACCCGTTCGAAGCACTGCTCGCCGAACGCTTCCCGAACCTGAAGGTCGATGACCGCACCGTGGTTCTCCACTCCCGCAAACGCATGGGCCGGCTGCTCGACACCGACGGTCGCGCCACGGGGCTGGTCCCGTTCGCCCTGCCGCAGGTCTGA
- a CDS encoding serine hydrolase domain-containing protein, whose amino-acid sequence MSQTITTATTVHGTVAPGFEGVREEFAAFVGGEVHDPGAQLAAYHRGELVVDLWGGDSVTGDSLTGVYSATKGAAHLVVALLVQDGVLELDKEVAFYWPEFAAEGKGALTLRELLAHRSGVVGVDSGFSPEEYADEALLAPRLAAQRPFWQPGSGFGYHALVIGALTGEVVRRATGRTIQEIFEERVRVPYSLDLYLGFPEELEPRYRPVLPMLPTPAQQAELDANASSPHSLLGIAFGANGKEPLDVVDFINTRAVRAKGQTSSSGVGNARGLAGMYAVVNTLLEPGTYSEFSRIHSSGRDLVTGELDQTFGLGFQALGQKYRPLGADAIGHSGAAGALALADPRNGVAYAYTRRRMAFPGGAAPENERLIAAVLRAATAR is encoded by the coding sequence ATGTCTCAGACCATCACCACCGCCACCACAGTCCATGGCACCGTCGCCCCCGGCTTCGAGGGTGTGCGCGAGGAGTTCGCCGCGTTTGTCGGCGGCGAGGTCCACGACCCCGGTGCGCAGCTCGCCGCCTATCACCGCGGGGAGCTCGTGGTGGATCTCTGGGGTGGGGACAGTGTCACCGGCGACTCCCTCACCGGGGTGTACTCCGCCACCAAGGGCGCCGCCCATCTTGTCGTTGCGCTGCTCGTGCAGGACGGCGTGCTGGAGCTCGACAAGGAAGTCGCCTTCTACTGGCCCGAGTTCGCCGCCGAGGGCAAGGGCGCGCTCACCCTGCGCGAGCTGCTCGCCCATCGCTCCGGAGTCGTCGGGGTGGACAGCGGGTTCAGCCCCGAGGAGTACGCCGACGAGGCGCTCCTCGCCCCCCGGCTCGCCGCGCAGCGGCCCTTCTGGCAGCCGGGGAGCGGGTTCGGGTATCACGCGCTGGTCATCGGCGCGCTGACCGGTGAGGTCGTACGGCGGGCCACCGGGCGCACCATTCAGGAGATCTTCGAGGAGCGCGTACGGGTGCCCTACTCGCTCGACCTCTACCTCGGGTTCCCCGAGGAGCTCGAGCCCCGCTACCGGCCCGTCCTCCCCATGCTCCCCACACCCGCCCAGCAGGCCGAACTCGACGCCAACGCCTCCTCCCCGCACAGCCTCCTCGGCATCGCCTTCGGGGCCAACGGCAAGGAGCCGCTCGACGTCGTCGACTTCATCAACACCCGCGCCGTACGCGCCAAGGGCCAGACCTCCTCCTCCGGCGTCGGCAACGCCCGCGGGCTCGCGGGGATGTACGCCGTCGTCAACACCCTTCTGGAGCCCGGCACTTACTCCGAGTTCTCCCGGATCCACTCCTCCGGCCGAGACCTGGTGACCGGTGAGCTCGACCAGACCTTCGGGCTCGGGTTCCAGGCGCTCGGGCAGAAGTACCGCCCCCTCGGCGCCGACGCCATCGGCCACAGCGGGGCCGCCGGCGCCCTCGCCCTCGCCGACCCCCGCAACGGCGTCGCCTACGCGTACACCCGCCGCCGCATGGCCTTCCCCGGCGGTGCGGCCCCGGAGAACGAGCGGCTCATCGCCGCCGTACTGCGGGCAGCGACCGCGCGGTAG
- a CDS encoding GNAT family N-acetyltransferase encodes MITIETPRLVLRRWRDTDVAPMAAINGDPEVMRWIRDGSVRGLEETRANIAAMEATWEAEGFGLFAVEVRETGELAGFTGLAVPHFLPAVMPAVEIGWRLGRAFWGQGFASEAARAALRFAFQERGLDDVISVIQTGNTASERIAVKLGMHLDRELVTPGSGRPTRVFALSRPLANPSTSSAS; translated from the coding sequence GTGATCACGATCGAGACTCCCCGGCTGGTGCTGCGCCGCTGGCGCGACACCGATGTTGCTCCCATGGCGGCCATCAATGGCGACCCCGAGGTGATGCGCTGGATCCGCGACGGTTCGGTCCGGGGCCTGGAGGAGACGCGCGCCAACATCGCCGCTATGGAGGCCACTTGGGAGGCCGAGGGGTTCGGGCTCTTCGCCGTCGAGGTGCGCGAGACCGGTGAACTGGCCGGGTTCACCGGTCTCGCCGTACCCCACTTCCTGCCCGCTGTGATGCCCGCCGTCGAGATCGGCTGGCGGCTCGGACGGGCCTTCTGGGGGCAGGGGTTCGCCTCCGAAGCCGCCCGTGCCGCCCTGCGGTTCGCGTTCCAGGAGCGCGGTCTGGACGACGTCATCAGCGTCATCCAGACCGGCAACACCGCCTCCGAGCGGATCGCGGTCAAGCTCGGCATGCATCTCGACCGCGAGCTCGTGACTCCCGGGTCCGGGCGCCCCACCCGGGTCTTCGCTCTCAGTAGGCCACTGGCCAACCCGTCGACCAGTTCAGCAAGTTGA
- a CDS encoding arabinan endo-1,5-alpha-L-arabinosidase, translating to MSRTSRRAVLAPLLAAALIALVPATANAYPNPGTVKGDVVVHDPTMVRTSAGRYLLYATGGGLAYKTSTDRITFTAGGDAFSTKPGWWSSYATEAWAPDISYHGGKYLMYYAVSTFGSNTSAIGLAGSTTGLPGSWTDYGTVYTSTSASDYNAIDPNLFVDDNGTWWLSFGSWWTGIKMIQIDPSTGKQLSTNTTRYSLASRPTGTKAVEAPYIVKRNGYYYLFASYDVCCAGTSSTYKIKVGRATGITGPYVDASGTAMTSNGGTPVLESHGNYIGPGGQSVMADSDGDLLVYHYYDGADSGTPKLGVNLLNWSTGWPVAY from the coding sequence ATGAGCCGCACCTCCCGCAGAGCCGTACTCGCCCCCCTCCTCGCCGCGGCGCTCATCGCCCTGGTCCCGGCGACCGCGAACGCCTACCCCAACCCCGGCACGGTCAAGGGCGACGTGGTCGTCCACGACCCGACGATGGTCCGCACCTCCGCCGGCCGCTATCTGCTGTACGCCACGGGCGGCGGCCTCGCGTACAAGACGTCCACGGACCGGATCACCTTCACGGCGGGCGGGGACGCCTTCTCGACGAAGCCCGGGTGGTGGTCGTCGTACGCGACCGAGGCGTGGGCCCCGGACATCTCGTACCACGGCGGCAAGTACCTGATGTACTACGCCGTTTCGACCTTCGGATCCAATACGTCGGCGATCGGCCTGGCGGGCTCGACGACGGGTCTGCCGGGCTCCTGGACGGACTACGGAACGGTCTACACGTCGACGTCGGCGAGCGACTACAACGCGATCGACCCGAACCTCTTCGTGGACGACAACGGCACGTGGTGGCTCTCGTTCGGGTCGTGGTGGACGGGGATCAAGATGATCCAGATCGACCCGTCGACGGGCAAGCAGCTCTCCACGAACACCACGCGCTACTCACTGGCGTCGCGTCCGACCGGCACGAAGGCGGTGGAGGCCCCGTACATCGTCAAGCGGAACGGCTACTACTACCTCTTCGCGTCCTACGACGTGTGCTGCGCGGGCACGTCCTCGACGTACAAGATCAAGGTCGGCCGGGCGACCGGCATCACGGGCCCGTACGTGGACGCGAGCGGTACGGCGATGACGAGCAACGGCGGGACGCCCGTCCTGGAGTCGCACGGCAACTACATCGGGCCGGGCGGCCAGTCGGTGATGGCGGACTCGGACGGGGACCTGCTCGTCTACCACTACTACGACGGGGCGGACAGCGGGACGCCGAAGCTTGGTGTCAACTTGCTGAACTGGTCGACGGGTTGGCCAGTGGCCTACTGA
- the arfA gene encoding arabinosylfuranosidase ArfA translates to MSLRTSRFTLDPAFAVGAVDPRLFGSFVEHLGRCVYDGIYEPGHPSADEAGLRTDVLALIRELGVTAIRYPGGNFVSGYKWEDSVGPAEDRPRRLDLAWRSTETNRFGLSEYIAFLKKIGPQAEPMMAVNLGTRGVSEALELQEYANHPAGTELSERRISHGDKDPFGIKMWCLGNEMDGPWQTGHKTAEEYGRLAAETARAMRQIDPSVELVACGSSGQSMDTFAEWEATVLAETYDLVDYISLHAYYEEHDGDRDSFLASAVDMESFIDNVVATCDHVGARLKSKKRINLSFDEWNVWYMSRTQSEVSALDWPEAPRLLEDNYSLTDAVVFGSLLIALLRHADRVTVACLAQLVNVIAPIMTEPGGPAWKQTTFFPFAQAAKYGRGQVLDVRVDSPTYETAKYGETDLLHATAVRAEDGTVTVFAVNRSQTEALPIEVALNGLDLTQVAEHSVLADADPEARNTLAEPERIAPHAADGTVLEDGVLRTTLEPLSWNVIRLA, encoded by the coding sequence ATGTCCCTCCGCACCTCCCGCTTCACCCTCGACCCCGCCTTCGCCGTGGGCGCCGTCGATCCGCGCCTCTTCGGCTCCTTCGTCGAACACCTCGGCCGCTGTGTCTACGACGGCATCTACGAGCCGGGCCACCCGTCGGCCGACGAGGCCGGCCTGCGCACGGACGTCCTCGCCCTGATCCGCGAACTCGGCGTCACCGCAATCCGCTACCCGGGCGGCAACTTCGTCTCCGGCTACAAGTGGGAGGACTCCGTCGGCCCCGCCGAGGACCGCCCGCGCCGCCTCGACCTCGCCTGGCGCTCCACGGAGACGAACCGTTTCGGCCTCTCCGAGTACATCGCCTTCCTGAAGAAGATCGGCCCGCAGGCCGAGCCGATGATGGCGGTCAACCTCGGCACGCGCGGCGTCTCCGAAGCGCTCGAACTGCAGGAGTACGCCAACCACCCGGCCGGCACCGAGCTCTCCGAGCGCCGCATATCGCACGGTGACAAGGACCCCTTCGGCATCAAGATGTGGTGCCTGGGCAACGAGATGGACGGCCCCTGGCAGACCGGCCACAAGACCGCCGAGGAGTACGGCCGCCTCGCCGCCGAGACCGCCCGCGCGATGCGCCAGATCGATCCGTCCGTCGAGCTCGTCGCCTGCGGTTCGTCCGGCCAGTCGATGGACACCTTCGCCGAGTGGGAGGCCACGGTCCTCGCCGAGACGTACGACCTGGTCGACTACATCTCGCTGCACGCCTACTACGAGGAGCACGACGGCGACCGCGACTCCTTCCTCGCCTCCGCCGTCGACATGGAGTCGTTCATCGACAACGTGGTCGCGACGTGCGACCACGTGGGCGCCCGCCTCAAGTCGAAGAAGAGGATCAATCTCTCCTTCGACGAGTGGAACGTCTGGTACATGAGCCGTACGCAGTCCGAGGTCAGCGCCCTGGACTGGCCGGAGGCCCCCCGCCTCTTGGAGGACAACTACAGCCTGACGGACGCGGTCGTCTTCGGCTCGCTGCTGATCGCCCTGCTCCGGCACGCGGACCGGGTGACCGTCGCCTGCCTCGCGCAGCTCGTCAACGTGATCGCGCCGATCATGACGGAGCCGGGCGGCCCGGCGTGGAAGCAGACGACGTTCTTCCCGTTCGCGCAGGCGGCCAAGTACGGACGCGGGCAGGTCCTCGACGTACGGGTGGACTCGCCGACGTACGAGACGGCGAAGTACGGCGAGACCGACCTGCTCCACGCGACGGCGGTGCGCGCCGAGGACGGCACGGTGACGGTGTTCGCCGTGAACCGCAGCCAGACCGAGGCGCTCCCGATCGAAGTGGCCCTGAACGGGCTCGACTTGACGCAGGTCGCCGAACACAGCGTCCTCGCCGACGCCGACCCGGAGGCCCGCAACACCCTCGCCGAGCCGGAGCGGATCGCTCCCCACGCGGCCGACGGGACGGTGCTGGAGGACGGCGTCCTGCGCACGACGCTGGAGCCGCTCTCCTGGAACGTGATCCGCCTGGCCTGA
- a CDS encoding arabinan endo-1,5-alpha-L-arabinosidase — protein MKRFRAAAVLAAALLALLPSTAQAADYPDPLPLTGQQIIHDPTVIHLKNGQYVAYSTGGVIGARLSPDLRDWTDAGNAFATPPSWWYEYNTTGDPWAPDISYRDGVYWLYYAVSSWGTNHSAIGVATSRTGMPGTWTDRGKVFTSETTDTWNAIDPGIVRADGRLWMAFGSYWSGIRMVELDRRTGKADPSHPTVRHLATRPDLPYAVEGPAVVQHGRYYYLFASYDACCAGVNSTYKIRVGRSTSVTGPYTDSTGTPLLEGGGDLLLAGHGRYFGPGGESVFRDHGHDVLAYHYYDGDDNGTPKLGLNTLQWRGGWPTVS, from the coding sequence TTGAAGCGCTTCAGAGCTGCGGCCGTGCTGGCCGCCGCCCTCCTCGCCCTCCTGCCGTCCACCGCGCAGGCCGCCGACTACCCCGACCCTCTGCCCCTCACGGGCCAGCAGATCATCCACGACCCGACGGTGATCCACCTCAAGAACGGCCAGTACGTCGCGTACTCGACGGGCGGCGTGATCGGAGCCCGCCTCTCCCCGGACCTCCGCGACTGGACGGACGCCGGCAACGCCTTCGCGACCCCGCCCTCCTGGTGGTACGAGTACAACACCACCGGCGACCCCTGGGCCCCCGACATCTCCTACCGCGACGGCGTCTACTGGCTCTACTACGCCGTCTCCTCCTGGGGCACCAACCACTCCGCGATCGGCGTCGCCACCTCCCGCACCGGTATGCCCGGCACCTGGACCGACCGCGGCAAGGTCTTCACCTCCGAGACGACCGACACCTGGAACGCCATCGACCCCGGCATCGTCCGGGCGGACGGCCGCCTCTGGATGGCCTTCGGCTCGTACTGGTCCGGCATCCGCATGGTCGAACTCGACCGCCGTACGGGCAAGGCCGACCCGTCGCACCCGACGGTCCGCCACCTCGCGACCCGCCCCGACCTCCCCTACGCGGTCGAGGGCCCGGCCGTCGTCCAACACGGCCGCTACTACTACCTGTTCGCCTCGTACGACGCGTGCTGCGCGGGCGTGAACTCCACGTACAAGATCAGGGTCGGCCGCTCGACGTCCGTCACCGGCCCCTACACCGACTCCACCGGAACGCCCCTCCTGGAGGGCGGCGGCGACCTGCTCCTGGCCGGGCACGGCAGATACTTCGGCCCCGGCGGCGAGTCGGTCTTCCGCGACCACGGCCACGACGTCCTCGCGTACCACTACTACGACGGCGACGACAACGGCACACCGAAGCTGGGCCTCAACACGCTGCAATGGCGCGGCGGCTGGCCCACGGTGTCCTGA
- a CDS encoding carbohydrate ABC transporter permease — protein sequence MTTTTDTPLKIRKTRKPWTPSQIVLTLLGVAVSAVFVGPIVAALLTSLKSEAEAAEIPPHWLPKVWTLQAWKALWETGNVSNWFVNSLVVSVLVTAIVLSVAALAGYGFARTEFRGKGVLMGVVMAGLMISPAVLGVPLFTTVQQMGMVDTYWGMILPQCAPAAMVYILYKFFQGIPKELEEAAFIDGAGRWRVFFTIVLPLSRPSLAAVGIFTFISSWNNFLWPYMVTNNPDLMTMPNGIATVMNSYGIQWAQLMAGGLMAGLPLIIVFVFFQRQIVAGVAHTGLAGQ from the coding sequence ATGACCACCACCACGGACACGCCGCTGAAGATACGCAAGACCCGCAAGCCCTGGACGCCGAGCCAGATCGTCCTCACGCTCCTCGGCGTCGCCGTCTCCGCCGTCTTCGTGGGGCCGATCGTGGCGGCCCTGCTCACCTCGCTCAAGTCTGAGGCGGAGGCGGCCGAGATCCCGCCGCACTGGCTGCCCAAGGTCTGGACTCTGCAGGCGTGGAAGGCGCTCTGGGAGACGGGCAACGTCTCGAACTGGTTCGTCAACTCCCTTGTGGTGTCCGTGCTGGTGACCGCCATCGTGCTGTCGGTCGCAGCCCTCGCCGGATACGGATTCGCCCGTACGGAGTTCCGCGGCAAGGGCGTCCTGATGGGCGTCGTGATGGCGGGCCTGATGATCTCGCCGGCCGTGCTCGGCGTCCCGCTCTTCACGACCGTCCAGCAGATGGGGATGGTCGACACGTACTGGGGCATGATCCTGCCGCAGTGCGCGCCCGCCGCGATGGTCTACATCCTCTACAAGTTCTTCCAGGGGATCCCGAAGGAGCTGGAGGAGGCGGCGTTCATCGACGGCGCGGGCCGCTGGCGCGTGTTCTTCACGATCGTCCTGCCGCTGTCCCGGCCCTCGCTCGCGGCCGTCGGGATCTTCACCTTCATCAGCTCGTGGAACAACTTCCTCTGGCCGTACATGGTCACCAACAACCCCGACCTGATGACCATGCCGAACGGCATCGCGACCGTCATGAACTCCTACGGCATCCAGTGGGCGCAGCTCATGGCGGGCGGCCTGATGGCGGGTCTGCCGCTGATCATCGTCTTCGTCTTCTTCCAGCGTCAGATCGTCGCCGGCGTGGCCCACACGGGCCTTGCGGGGCAGTGA
- a CDS encoding carbohydrate ABC transporter permease, translated as MTTTSAETVVAPVRARTATKAATVRRKQGFQHGGWFIAPFLALFVLFVIWPLLRGIYLSLTDANISGDGANFVGLDNYREALGDTAMWDALGHSAYFTLLVVPCITVLAFLLAMLAHNIERGKWLWRLCFFAPFLLPSTVAANMWQWLLTQGIGLFNESLGLTTPWLTDKSYAMLALVIETLWWTVGFSFLLYLAALQSIPAHLYEAAKLDGANAWQRMVHITLPMLRHITGLVIALQALASLQLFDQAVAMMDFGPGPELSTRAFVQYTLEQGFTSYRVGYASAMSIIFFVIIAAVALGRMVLLRNREEGVR; from the coding sequence ATGACGACGACCAGTGCCGAGACCGTCGTCGCCCCGGTGCGGGCGAGGACCGCGACCAAAGCCGCGACCGTACGCCGCAAGCAGGGCTTCCAGCACGGGGGCTGGTTCATCGCCCCGTTCCTGGCCCTCTTCGTGCTCTTCGTCATCTGGCCGCTGCTGCGCGGCATCTACCTGAGCCTGACCGACGCCAACATCTCCGGCGACGGCGCGAACTTCGTCGGCCTCGACAACTACCGCGAGGCGCTGGGCGATACGGCGATGTGGGACGCGCTCGGCCACAGCGCGTACTTCACGCTGCTCGTCGTGCCCTGCATCACCGTCCTGGCCTTCCTGCTCGCGATGCTCGCCCACAACATCGAGCGCGGCAAATGGCTGTGGCGGCTCTGCTTCTTCGCACCGTTTCTGCTGCCGTCGACCGTCGCCGCCAACATGTGGCAGTGGCTGCTCACGCAGGGGATCGGCCTGTTCAACGAGAGCCTCGGGCTCACCACGCCCTGGCTGACCGACAAGTCGTACGCGATGCTCGCCCTCGTCATCGAGACGCTCTGGTGGACGGTCGGATTCTCCTTCCTCCTCTACCTCGCCGCGCTCCAGTCCATCCCGGCCCACCTCTACGAGGCCGCCAAACTGGACGGCGCCAACGCCTGGCAGCGGATGGTCCACATCACGCTGCCGATGCTGCGCCACATCACCGGACTGGTGATCGCGCTCCAGGCCCTCGCCTCGCTCCAGCTCTTCGACCAGGCCGTGGCGATGATGGACTTCGGGCCAGGACCCGAGCTCAGCACGCGCGCCTTCGTGCAGTACACCCTCGAACAGGGCTTCACCAGCTACCGCGTGGGCTACGCCTCCGCGATGTCCATCATCTTCTTCGTGATCATCGCCGCCGTCGCCCTCGGCCGGATGGTGCTGCTGCGCAACCGTGAGGAGGGCGTCCGATGA
- a CDS encoding extracellular solute-binding protein, translating into MGIPPLNRRQVLAGLGGAAVAGSLGFASLGSGADALATGADVRVRYWNLFSGGDGANMIAMLDAFRADHPGIAVKDSTLQWGNPFYTKLAMAAAGNRAPELGVMHLGRVAGFSPGRLLDPWDETLLAKYGVRKADYNPVLWNRGVIDGKLYALPLDIHVQLCFYRRDVLKKAGLLGDDGRMIEVTSTDAWFDVLKKAKAAQKKGLQTIGLWTNDQNFQWWFFVAFYTQLGGQWFNAENTEVLFDADKATQVLEFFRKHVTDGYVIPGAPTGEQFINGAPFTWEGNWSVPVFSGAKLDYGATPLPPVFGKQATHAESHSFVLPHQAGRGGATNDAAHQLAAYVVQHAQQWAAGGHIPAYTPTLSTAAYKKLTPQNEYASAMDHQATEPKVWFAGSTGVLAQDLGPMVVSSTMGSAKPASVAQRMKKELVKLLASKNPMDGRTAAQGGGVA; encoded by the coding sequence ATGGGAATACCTCCCCTGAACCGTCGGCAGGTCCTCGCCGGTCTCGGCGGGGCCGCGGTCGCCGGCAGTCTCGGGTTCGCGTCGCTGGGCTCGGGCGCCGACGCGCTCGCCACCGGCGCGGATGTCCGCGTCCGCTACTGGAACCTCTTCAGCGGCGGCGACGGCGCCAACATGATCGCGATGCTGGACGCCTTCCGCGCAGACCACCCCGGCATCGCCGTCAAGGACTCCACGCTCCAGTGGGGCAACCCCTTCTACACCAAACTCGCCATGGCGGCCGCGGGCAACCGCGCCCCCGAGCTCGGCGTCATGCACCTCGGCCGGGTCGCGGGCTTCTCGCCGGGGCGGCTCCTCGACCCGTGGGACGAGACCCTCCTCGCCAAGTACGGCGTCCGCAAAGCGGATTACAACCCGGTGCTGTGGAACCGCGGTGTCATCGACGGCAAGCTCTACGCCCTGCCGCTCGACATCCACGTCCAGCTCTGCTTCTACCGCCGCGACGTCCTGAAGAAGGCCGGACTGCTCGGCGACGACGGCCGGATGATCGAAGTCACCTCCACCGACGCGTGGTTCGACGTACTGAAGAAGGCCAAGGCCGCCCAGAAGAAGGGTCTGCAGACCATCGGCCTGTGGACCAACGACCAGAACTTCCAGTGGTGGTTCTTCGTCGCCTTCTACACCCAGCTCGGCGGCCAGTGGTTCAACGCCGAGAACACCGAGGTCCTCTTCGACGCCGACAAGGCCACCCAGGTCCTGGAGTTCTTCCGCAAGCACGTCACCGACGGATACGTCATCCCGGGCGCGCCCACCGGCGAGCAGTTCATCAACGGCGCCCCCTTCACCTGGGAGGGCAACTGGTCGGTGCCCGTCTTCTCCGGCGCCAAGCTCGACTACGGCGCGACCCCGCTCCCGCCCGTCTTCGGCAAGCAGGCCACGCACGCCGAGTCGCACTCCTTCGTCCTGCCCCACCAGGCCGGCCGCGGCGGCGCCACCAACGACGCCGCGCACCAGCTCGCCGCGTACGTCGTCCAGCACGCCCAGCAGTGGGCGGCCGGCGGTCACATCCCCGCGTACACGCCGACGCTCTCCACGGCCGCGTACAAGAAACTCACCCCGCAGAACGAGTACGCGAGCGCCATGGACCACCAGGCCACCGAGCCCAAGGTGTGGTTCGCGGGCTCCACCGGTGTCCTCGCCCAGGACCTCGGCCCGATGGTCGTCTCCTCGACGATGGGCTCCGCCAAGCCGGCCTCCGTCGCGCAGCGCATGAAGAAGGAGCTCGTCAAGCTCCTCGCCTCGAAGAACCCGATGGACGGCAGGACCGCAGCGCAGGGAGGTGGAGTCGCATGA